The genomic region GGAGCACCACCTCGACCAGGAACTTCTCCCCGGAGGGTACCCTCAGCCTGCCGCTGGCGATCTCCTGGCGGTACTTCAGCATCTCGTTCTCGGACATGCTGAAGTTGACCCAGATGGGGGAAAGGGCCGAGACCGTGGTGAGCAGGCTGTTCTGGGAGCTGATGTAGGTTCCCTCAGCCTGCTGCGCCGCGCTCGTGATGCCCCGAATCGGGGAGGTGATGGTGGCGTAGGAGAGGTTGAGGAGCGCGGAGTCCAGCTGCGCCTTGGCCTGCTCGACCGCCGCGGCTTCAGACTGGAACCTGCTGGTGGCGTCGTCCAGGTCCTTCTTGGAGAGCGCGTTCACCTGGGCCAGCGGCTTGGTCCGCTCCAGGTTCAGGCGCGCCGCCTTCAGGCCGGCCTCCTGCCGGGAGAGGGCGGCACGAGCCTGGGCGACCTGGACCTGGAACGGCTTGGGATCGATCTGGAAGAGGACCTTCCCCTTGTCGACAATGGCCCCCTCGGTGTAGAGGCACCGGTCCAGGAACCCGTTCACCCGCGCCTGTATGTTCACCATCTGCGAGCTCTGCGTCTGCGCTATCTTCTCGAGGACGACCGGTCCGTCTTGTGGCTGCACCACGATGACCGAGACTGTCGGGGTTGACGTGGCAGGCTCGAGCTTCTCCTTCTTGCCACAGCCGGAAAAGGCAAGGGAAACGCCGCACAAAAGCGTTGCCACTAAAACCCCCGGAATTGCCGCCTTGACCTGCCTCATCGCTCACCCTCCCTCAAGCCGTCCCCAAGCTTGCCGGTCTTTGGTCAGGGCCGGCCTTTCACGGCGCTACGCACCCGGTCCCCCCGCGGTTCTGGCACAGGAGGTACGCGGCCCGCCTGGCCCAGAACTTCATCGCCTCGTCCGCGCCGTGCCAGGTGTCCCAAGCCCCCTGCAACGATGCGCCGCCGACGCGCCGGTCCAGTGCTGCAATCAGCAGCTCGCCGTTCTCCGCATCGGTCAGTCTGAATTCGGCAGTTATCTCCCCGACGGCGCTAGGCTTGCCGGTGGCTGCGTATTTCGCCGCGTTTATCGCGAGCCCGATGGGCAAAATGGTGGAGGTGATGCTCCGCACCCGGCTCGACGTGTCGATGTCGCGGATCGCCATCTGCAGGACCATGGTGTCCTTTTCAGGCCTCTTGACCACCCGGATCTCCTTTTGCAGCGCTTCGGTCAGGTAGAGGTAGGCGTTGTCGGCCAGTTTTTGGTAGTTCTCCTTCTCCTGGACGCTGAGTTCCCCGTCCTTCGCAATCAACACCGGCTCTACCAGGACCGCGGAGTACCTCCTGATGTCGAATCCTGGGTTGACGTAACGGTACAGGGCCTGCCCCGAGCTCCCCCTTTGCAGGATCTCCGGCTTGAACAGCATGGTGTTCTTGACCTCGACCTCGCGCGCCTGCTTGCTGGCGCCGCAACCGCCCAGGATGAGTGCCGCTATTGCCGGCAGTATGCTGGTCAAAAGTTTGATTCTCATTTTTCGGCCTCCTCAAGTGGTATGCGCTACTTTTTCAACCCCCGGAGTTCCGCCACCTGGAGCATGACCGGCAAGACCACAAGGTGGCGCCCCTCGGCGTTGCTTGCTACCAAAAGCGGCAGCTCAACGACATCCTCGGCCGGCTCCTCGTGCTTGATTCCCATGCTGTCCACCAAAACGGTTTCCTGCTGCCCCACCAGGTACTGCTCCGGATGCCCAAGCAGGTCGACAACCACATCCAGGTACACATCGAGCACCCGGTCCTCTCCCCCCAGTTCTTTCAACTGTGCCTCGATCCGCCCCAGCTTCTCCTCGAAAGTGGTGATGTCGTCGGTAGCGTCACCGAAGCCGACCCCCACCTTCTCTAACAGGGCGAGCTTCGCCTGCAGCAGTGCGCGCCACCGCTCCAGGTCTCTGCGCTCCGACTTAAGCCCGGCCAGGCGTTTCAGGGCGAGGCTGAGCAGGTGATCGAAGGCACGCCGCATGAGCTGGCGCCGGTTTTCCCGCTCGTCGCAGGTAGGGTCAAGAAAGCGATGGATGTCGAAGCTGACCGTCACCTGGGGGACGTCGCGGATCACGATGTCGCCCGAGAGCGCGACGCCGAACCCCACCCGCTCCTGCTTCTCCATGCCGAGCAGGGCGTAAACGCTCCGGCACTCCTTCCCCTCGCCGCCGAGGAAATCGGCCAGCGCGCGGTCGGTGACAAGTACCTTGCGCAGGTCGTCCTGCGAGATGAAAAACTTCTTCATCACCTTGTCGTCCGTGTATCCGGCCAGGGAGAGCGGCAGTGACGGCGGCAACCGGTTCACCAGCGACACCACGAAATCGATGGAGCGGATCACGGAGGGGCGGAGCTTCTTCCTGTACCCTGAAACTGCACGCAACCAGGGGTCGGTGCAGTCCACCGTCCTCTCGATGGCGGCCTTCACCAGGGATTCGGGATAGGCACCCTCGCGGTGGTTCCCGAAAATGGACTGCAGCAGGCTCAGCATGGTACACCCAGCCCTGTGCGCGGCCTCCCGCTTGACGCCGTCAGGAGCAAGCGGAGCGCAGCAAGGGAGACACGGAGGAAAGGGGGCAGCACGCTGCGGCAGGATCGGGGAAGAAGCCGGAAGTCTGTGGCGGGTATGCGGGTAGAGGGGTGCGGGAACGCCCTATGGGTGCTCTTCGCCTGGAGAGGGTGGACAACGGCCGGCTGCACTTTCCACTGGCCATAATTCGGCAAAGCTGGCCTCCCTGCCCTGCAGGATTTCTATCGAGGTTCATGCCGCTGCCGGGAGAAGCGCCAATAGATTCACATAGGGCAAGGGATCATATGCTGCAGTGTTCAGGTTCTCCTGGTGGAGTATCTGCTTACGTCCGGGAAGTCATAGCTGCTGGAGTTGTGACAATACCTGCACTGGGCATGAGTGAGGTCGGGCACGGTGTGTCACGTGCGTCCACGCGAAATGTTATCATGCGCGGAAAGAATCTCAACTTGCGGAAGGAGTTGCCGGCGTTGCCCCCAGTCATGACCGGGCGGAAAGAAGCGCGATGCTTAGCTGATAGTGGGGCCTTCGCTTTCAGTGGTAAAAGTCGGAGCGAGTTGAGGAGGACTACGACGACATATTGCACTACTTTGGTAGTGGGGGGGCAGGGGACGCGTATAAAGAGTATAAGTTTCTCCTGTTGATTGTTATGAACTTATAACACCCCCCCCCGGGCTTCCCATTTCAATGACCTGACGGCACTTCGGAAACGTCGAGCAGGCCCAGAAGAGCTTCCCGGCATGGGGGCCATTCTTGGCCTGTCGCCGTACCATGCTCGCACCACATCTTCCGCATTTCGGTGACGTCTCTGCTTCTGGCTGCGCGGCTATCGGTGTCGGGCCCTGTTCGTTTGTCTTGATGGACTCGGCTCCTGAGAGTTGGCTAGCGTGGGTGCGGGTACGTGCATGGTGAGTTTAAAAGCCTCGGCCAACTTGATCCTGAGCTCTTGAATCTGATACCCTTTTTTCACTGAGAATCGAGCAATCGGAATGCCAGCACAGCTCAACGCATGATCAACCAGGGCATCCCTTTCCGTACGATCTTCCCGTTCATGCGACTGGTCATCGAGTTCTATCACACCGACTACCGCAAGATCCGTTGCAGTGCAGACAACAAAGTCCACATGCTTCTGGTTCACTTTGTTCCGCACACCAACTCGCTTACTGTTGGATAATCCCTTCGCAGGTTTGACAAGATCCCCGAGGCGGACCTTCCCGAAAATCCTGTATTTGTTGTCCAGAGTCTGATCGAGCGCCCCGAGAAATGACCGTTCTGCTGGCGATTCAAGGGTCTGTATTGAACACAGGCCCTTTTTTACGCTTAGGGCCGCGCTCAGGTGCGGTCCTTTGGGGCGTAAAACAAGGTGGAGCAGATGATGTAAGAGGTTGGATGCGGGTGGGAAATAAGCCACCAAGGTTTCATAAGGGGTAGGTTCTAGTGTTAAGACGTCGGCATAATTGATGGAGGGCACAAAAAAGAAACTGCTTTGGGAGGTTGCCGCTGTACTTGGACTTGTTTTTAGCAAGTCTAAGTGCGGTCTCTGACCAAAGCAGTTTCGGTGACTCCCGGCGGCAGAGCAGCGTTTTTAATGCTAGCAGTGTCTACGCTCAGCCGTTGGTTTTTTTAGGACCGATGGCTGGTGGAGCGGGAGCCTTTACCTGTTTCTGAAGGTTTTCGCATTCGATAGATGTGGTTGGCATCCTTTCGGTCCGATTATCTTCATAGCAGGTAAGAGTAATTATCTGCCTGTCAGCGAGAAAAGCAAACAGGAATTTTGGACTCAACAGGCGCCAGAATTCCGCGCGCCCCTCGCTCCAATTGGGCCGTGCGGTACGAGCCAGACGTGGTCGTGGTGTTCATACATGGCAGGGCGCGGCTGTCGACGAGTGGGCGACATGCGTTGATCACATACGTGCAGCGTGCTGCGGGCTAGATTAACTTCTCATCTGTACTGACCGTGCGCCGCCAGTCCCCAACCAGGGCCCCGTAAAGGTAATAGGCGCCGTCCTAGGACGAATTCTGCTCAGGGGTATAGCAACGGATGAGGTGAGGCTCTGTACAGATTATCCCATCCAGTTCATGATCCTTTGCAACGAAGGACTCATGCTTCTTTGGGCGCTTCTGCAGCAGTTGTTTCAAGCAGATTGGGAAGCCCAACCATTTCAGGTCGGCTAGATTTGAGTGTGGGGTTGCAAGACATAATTATTGATGGAAACGGAGTCTGGTGATAGCATCGCATGCTTGACGTAGCAAGATTCTGACTTAAGAGCAGGAGGAAAGATGAAAAGAGTGACGAGCATAGTTATTGCGATGGCCATTGCTATTCCCGGCTTGGCTACGGCTAATGACACCATTGCTGACGCAGCAAGAGAAAAGGGGGCAATAAAGACAGCATCCGGAATGGTGTATCAGCCCATAAAGGAAGGGAGCGGCCCCTCGCCTAAGGCATCGAGCATCGTAGGAGTCGACTATCGTGGCACCCTGCCCAATGGCAGGGAATTTGACAGTTCATACAAAAGTAAAATGATCACAAAATTTCCCCTCTCGAATGTTATTCCCTGTTGGACCGAGGGGGTCCTGATGATGAAGGTCGGAGGCAAAGCCAAGCTTTTCTGTCCACCTGAGTTAGCCTACGGAAGTCGTGGCGCTGGACAGGCAATACCGCCGAATGCCACCCTCATATTTGAGGTTGAACTTCTAAGTATAGAATAGGAGTGAGAAGGTGGTGAGTAGGGAAAGAACTGCAATCGAGGAGAATAAAGTGCGGTTGCAGAACTTAGTCCATTTCCCCCCTTAAATTTTTTCTGAAGGGCCACTCACCTTGCACTTTACGCCATGAAGGTCGCCAAGTAATAGCGGTCAGATCATCCCCATATCCTACCTGAGGCGATGCAATAATGTTAAAGCTGAAACAAAAAACAGACCTTTCAGGCTTATGTAACTTTGCTGCAGAAGTGGTCTATGGTCCCGCCGTACCTATATCGTACCTATAACTATATGCTTCACACAAGGCGGGGACGGCGAGCAGCCGCCAGGAGAACGACAAAACCATGATTGATGTATGGGTGGCGGACCTTATGGGCGATGGCAAAGCACAGAAGGCTATGAGTAGGAAATTCGGTTTGCAGCCGGTAGGGTCGTGATATGGAGAGGGTCTGTGTTGGGCACAGGTCCTTTTTTTTCTTTCATTTCATTTCGTGCTTAAAGGTTGTATAAGAGGTTGCACGGACGGATTAAGCATAACAAAAGGGTTACAGCTAAAAGCCATAACCCTTTGTTTTTTAATGGCGGAGAGATAGGGATTCGAACCCTAGGTACCTTTCGGTACACCTGATTTCGAGTCAGGCACCATCGACCACTCGGACATCTCTCCGAATATTCCGCTTCCCGCTCTTTGCAGAGCGTCGAAAAGATATACCTTATTTTGATTTGAAATTCAAGCCCTGGTTTTCCGCCTCCTGGCTCTCTATCAATAGGTGAGCCCTGCGTAAAAATCCTGCAGAAACTGACGCTGGGTCTTGGTCATGACTCCGCGCGTGTCTATCTCTGACAATATGCGCCAAATGATTCCCAGTTCGCTGTAAACACGCAAGACCGCTGACAGCTTGTGCCGGGCAGATTCTTCCGTTGCTATGGTCGCTTGCAGCAACTCTTCGGTATAGGCTGCAAGTCTCGTGATTTCGTGATGTGTTGCCATGACGGCAATAGGGGTTATTTCGTCTGTCTGCATAGGCGCCCTTCTTCAAGCTAAAAAATTCTTCCGTCTTTCCTATTCGGCAGGGACAAAAGAATATTTAAGGCTTTTCGAGGTTGGGCGAGGGGGTTT from Citrifermentans bremense harbors:
- a CDS encoding FKBP-type peptidyl-prolyl cis-trans isomerase; translated protein: MKRVTSIVIAMAIAIPGLATANDTIADAAREKGAIKTASGMVYQPIKEGSGPSPKASSIVGVDYRGTLPNGREFDSSYKSKMITKFPLSNVIPCWTEGVLMMKVGGKAKLFCPPELAYGSRGAGQAIPPNATLIFEVELLSIE
- a CDS encoding topoisomerase DNA-binding C4 zinc finger domain-containing protein; amino-acid sequence: MKTNEQGPTPIAAQPEAETSPKCGRCGASMVRRQAKNGPHAGKLFWACSTFPKCRQVIEMGSPGGGVISS
- a CDS encoding DUF3313 domain-containing protein, with product MRIKLLTSILPAIAALILGGCGASKQAREVEVKNTMLFKPEILQRGSSGQALYRYVNPGFDIRRYSAVLVEPVLIAKDGELSVQEKENYQKLADNAYLYLTEALQKEIRVVKRPEKDTMVLQMAIRDIDTSSRVRSITSTILPIGLAINAAKYAATGKPSAVGEITAEFRLTDAENGELLIAALDRRVGGASLQGAWDTWHGADEAMKFWARRAAYLLCQNRGGTGCVAP
- a CDS encoding DUF2726 domain-containing protein, with the translated sequence MPSINYADVLTLEPTPYETLVAYFPPASNLLHHLLHLVLRPKGPHLSAALSVKKGLCSIQTLESPAERSFLGALDQTLDNKYRIFGKVRLGDLVKPAKGLSNSKRVGVRNKVNQKHVDFVVCTATDLAVVGVIELDDQSHEREDRTERDALVDHALSCAGIPIARFSVKKGYQIQELRIKLAEAFKLTMHVPAPTLANSQEPSPSRQTNRARHR
- a CDS encoding efflux RND transporter periplasmic adaptor subunit, whose product is MRQVKAAIPGVLVATLLCGVSLAFSGCGKKEKLEPATSTPTVSVIVVQPQDGPVVLEKIAQTQSSQMVNIQARVNGFLDRCLYTEGAIVDKGKVLFQIDPKPFQVQVAQARAALSRQEAGLKAARLNLERTKPLAQVNALSKKDLDDATSRFQSEAAAVEQAKAQLDSALLNLSYATITSPIRGITSAAQQAEGTYISSQNSLLTTVSALSPIWVNFSMSENEMLKYRQEIASGRLRVPSGEKFLVEVVLPDGTPLPQTGRITFAAPSYNPQTGTFLIRASLDNRNGHLLPNQFVRVRLKGALRPQAILLPQRAVQQGAQGHFVWVVGRDDTVEQRPVTVGEWRGNEWYISEGIKGGERVVVDGTLALSAGSKVQLQRYSSGRPNAGPGARGR